In a genomic window of Erigeron canadensis isolate Cc75 chromosome 5, C_canadensis_v1, whole genome shotgun sequence:
- the LOC122601583 gene encoding uncharacterized protein LOC122601583, with protein sequence MDKKSPITSKHEIPGTPREYNGKDDPDDFLQKFEGTAEMQNWVEPVACKAFRMGLTSDAREWLGSLTEGSINSFDKLKTKFLSHFCQQKKHKKTHVAAHNIKQREHETSRDFIERFTVESQEITGLVDSQRVSGLIHGCRNRELVECLNTDSAETFDEAKKKARKFLDTKEIGASNLDDTRYKKGKWQSNKDQQRYSLYNREEKRRDYNISLPEMTKTPKEILLKEAVGKTFPTPSRLSERGRRDKDKYCDFHNDTGHDTNSCMQLKKAIDEVIKTGKLAHLVKGIRQQGKPKADESGEQKHNNTQTTIYTIRRER encoded by the coding sequence ATGGATAAAAAATCACCCATTACTAGCAAACATGAAATACCCGGCACACCTAGGGAATACAATGGCAAGGACGACCCAGATGATTTCTTACAAAAATTTGAAGGGACAGCAGAAATGCAAAATTGGGTCGAACCAGTGGCGTGTAAAGCATTCAGAATGGGGTTAACAAGTGACGCAAGAGAATGGCTGGGTAGTCTGACAGAAGGATCGATAAATAGCTTTGATAAACtcaaaacaaagtttttatCGCACTTCTGTCAACAGAAAAAACACAAGAAAACACATGTAGCAGCCCACAACATCAAACAAAGAGAACATGAAACCTCCAGGGACTTCATAGAAAGATTCACCGTGGAATCACAAGAAATCACAGGTCTAGTAGATTCGCAAAGGGTCTCTGGGCTAATACACGGTTGCCGGAATAGAGAATTGGTCGAATGTTTAAATACAGATTCAGCAGAGACATTTGATGAAGCAAAGAAGAAAGCCCGCAAATTCCTGGACACAAAAGAAATCGGAGCAAGTAATTTGGATGACACAAGGTACAAAAAAGGGAAATGGCAATCAAATAAAGACCAGCAACGCTATAGCCTATATAACagagaagaaaagagaagagatTATAACATATCACTGCCAGAAATGACAAAAACCCCAAAGGAAATATTACTCAAAGAGGCAGTAGGAAAAACATTCCCCACCCCATCAAGGTTAAGTGAAAGAGGAAGACGggataaagataaatattgtgATTTCCACAATGACACAGGACACGACACCAATTCGTGTATGCAATTGAAGAAAGCCATTGATGAAGTCATTAAAACAGGAAAATTGGCACATCTGGTAAAAGGAATCCGACAACAGGGAAAACCAAAAGCAGATGAGTCTGGGGAGCAGAAACACAACAATACCCAGACAACAATCTACACAATCAGACGAGAAAGATAA
- the LOC122600146 gene encoding transcription factor bHLH123 — MADNWWVSSSRTRPCLDSVSVSNSNNINLFQDSDTATSTTGAAAAAVDTVVGSSSVATTSLHMMGLGLSSQPLPQSLDWNQALLGDQKGDSGFRNLLQDQDHSLSSNTSNFQVGNNQWKAQKMYSTSSQDSSSEFKQINVRGFQLDQPMQDSDNESITTCQGLNSSFQNMELYGSPSSIMQSLFGSDNNQQPQQQDSGFDQNQGLGYSLYQSNYDGMSVPISGGGGGVSVSGGELSTSSWPKFSPQSQEFRMNSPSKVQLADMGSNQLHFTNNARFWNASPNSVTDIQSGFIPSLQMQLPSSSFEDKPKITSKIPKESTIESSSSSSSTKRPRTENQSPLPAFKVKKEKMGDRITALQQLVSPFGKTDTASVLTEAILYIKFLHEQVSVLSTPYMKSGAQMLQQQQTPDKPLEEPRQDLRNRGLCLVPVSSTFPVTHETTVDFWTPTFGGTFR; from the exons ATGGCTGATAATTGGTGGGTTTCATCCTCAAGAACAAGACCTTGTTTGGATTCAGTTTCAGTAAGCAACTCCAATAATATTAATCTCTTCCAAGATTCCGACACCGCAACCTCAACCACCGGGGCTGCTGCAGCCGCTGTCGACACCGTGGTTGGCAGCAGTAGTGTTGCCACCACTAGCTTACACATGATGGGGTTGGGACTTTCATCACAACCACTTCCGCAATCGTTGGATTGGAATCAAGCTTTATT GGGAGATCAAAAAGGTGATAGTGGTTTTCGGAATTTACTTCAAGATCAAGATCATAGTTTGAGCTCGAACACAAGCaattttcaggttggaaataaCCAATGGAAGGCACAAAAGATGTATTCAACTAGTTCACAAGATTCGTCATCGGAATTTAAGCAAATCAATGTTAGGGGCTTTCAGTTGGATCAACCGATGCAGGATAGTGATAATGAAAGCATAACCACATGCCAAGGATTGAATTCAAGCTTTCAAAATATGGAATTATATGGAAGTCCTTCTTCTATTATGCAAAGTTTATTCGGTTCAGATAACAATCAACAACCACAACAACAAGATTCCGGCTTTGATCAAAACCAAGGATTAGGTTATTCGTTGTATCAATCAAACTATGATGGCATGAGTGTGCCaattagtggtggtggtggcggtgtcagtGTCAGTGGTGGTGAGTTGTCAACGTCTAGTTGGCCAAAGTTTTCTCCTCAGTCTCAAGAGTTTAGGATGAACTCTCCTTCAAAAGTGCAATTGGCTGACATGGGGAGCAACCAATTGCACTTTACTAATAACGCACGCTTTTGGAATGCATCCCCAAACAGTGTAACCGATATCCAATCTGGGTTTATTCCATCTTTACAAATGCAATTGCCTTCATCAAGTTTTGAAGATAAACCAAAG ATTACATCCAAAATACCAAAAGAAAGCACTAtcgaatcatcatcatcttcatcatcaaccaAAAGACCTCGAACCGAAAACCAATCACCTTTACCAGCTTTTAAG GTGAAAAAGGAGAAGATGGGGGACAGAATCACTGCACTCCAACAATTAGTTTCACCTTTCGGGAAA ACGGATACCGCATCTGTGTTGACTGAAGCTATTTTATACATCAAATTTTTGCATGAACAAGTTAGT GTTCTAAGTACTCCATATATGAAAAGTGGAGCTCAGATGTTACAACAACAAcag ACACCAGATAAACCGCTAGAAGAACCTAGACAAGACCTAAGAAATCGTGGGCTATGTTTAGTGCCTGTTTCAAGCACGTTTCCAGTGACGCATGAAACAACGGTTGATTTTTGGACACCTACGTTTGGTGGAACGTTTCGATAA